In Haladaptatus cibarius D43, the sequence GCCCTTCATGTTCTGGTGGGCCGGAATGACGTGTTGCGGTTGCAGCGCATCCAACATCTCGTAGTGGCCTTCTTCGCGGAGGTGGCCGGAAACGTGGACGTCGTCGAAAATCCGTGCGCCCTGCATCTTCAGGAGTCGCTCGGACTGGTAGCGCTGCCCCTCGTTCGTCGGCTCCGGAATGACGCGGGCGGAGAAGACGACTTTGTCGCCGTCTTGCAGTTGGTACGGCGTCTCGCCACGACCCATTCGGGTCAGCATCGCGCGTGGCTCTCCCTGGTGCCCGGTGACGATTGGGAGGTAGTTCTCCTTTCCTTCCTTCATGATGCGTTTGAACGTTCGGTCAACCGATTTTCGGTGGCCGAACATCCCCATGTCCTCTGGGAAGTCAACGAAGTTCAGGCGTTCTGCGGTGCCGGAATATTTCTCCATCGAACGACCGAGCAGAACCGGCGTTCGACCGATGTCGTCGGCGAACTCCACGAGACTCTTGACACGGGCAATGTGGCTGGAGAACGTCGTCGCCACGATACCGCCGTCGTAGTCCTGAATGCTGTACAGGACGTCTTTCAGGTGACGGCGAGCGACCGATTCGCTCGGCGTGCGACCCTTGCGACCCGCGTTCGTACAGTCCTCGATGTAGGCGAGGACGCCGGGGCCTTCGCGGCCGATTTCGCGGAAGCGCTTCATGTCGATGGGGTCGCCGAGAACCGGCGAGTGGTCCATTCGTTTGTCGAGTCCGTAGACGATGGCACCCTCGGGGGTGTGAACCACGGGGTTGATTGCGTCGATGATGGAGTGAGTGACGTTGACGAACTCCAGTTCGACTTCATCGCTCAACTGCATCGTCTCGCCCGCTTCCATCTTCATGAGGTCGTTTTCGACCCCGAACTTCTCCTCGCCCTGAATCTGCTGTTTCACCAGTTCGATGGTGAACGGCGAGGCGACGATTGGTGCGTTGTATCGGTGGGCCAACTTGCTGATGGCACCGATGTGGTCTAAGTGACCGTGCGTTGGGACGATAGCCTTCACGTCGCCTTCGAGGTCGGACATGACCCGGTCGTCCGGAATCGCGCCCATGTCGATTAAGTCGAGGCTGTGTAGTTTTTCCGTCTCAACGTTGTCGTGAAGGAGCACCTTCGACAGGTTCAGTCCCATGTCGAAGATGACGACGTCGTCTCCCGCGCGCACGGCAGTCATCTGCCGTCCAACTTCTTCGTAGCCGCCAATGGTTGCAATTTCGATTTCCATAGTTGGTTTTCCTCAAGCATTGAAACGCCACGCGACGTGGCGGTTGCGTTGCTCACTGAAATCCTCGCGGGGCCGCGAGCGTCAGACCCCGGCGTCTTGCAGCACGTCGGTCTGGCACTCGCGCGCGGCAAAGCCGCTCGCCCGCGAGTTGCCCAGTCTGAGCGCACCTACGCGCCCCGGTAATAAAAACTGCCGGGATTGTGTTCGTCGGGGGGTAGTAACGGGTCGGTTAGAATTTAGTTTCAGCGCTTTCAGAATCTATTAATTTGGTATTCCTCGTCAACAGACGTCTCCGTTTGTTGTTTTCTATTTCTTGTCCAGCTATCGACTTTTCGCCCGTGTGAAATTTTAGCACATAAAATGGCGTTTCAGGAATTTTGTCGCGATACTATTTTCTGTGAATCCGTCGTGACTAGCAAATCACGACTCCGATGAAACCGCCACCGCACCTCGTCTTCTCCAACCTCCTCACTCCTCCGTCGCTCGTCCATCGGAAGACGTTCCTGCTCGTTTGCGACTTCCGAGCCTTCCGTCGCACGGAAAGAGACACGCTCTTTCCTGCTTTCGTTCGCTCCTCTGTCACTCACGAAACTCCACTCGAAAGACCTCGCGCGGGCGAACCGGGAACCGGTTCGCCTTCCCGATCCATGTCGTTTGTTTGGATTTTACGAATTTACACAAACCTCGTGGCGCGTGCGCCGGGAGGCCTGCGGGACACCCGCAGGCCTCCTGATTACCGCGCGAGGGGCGACTGAAATGAGCGTCAGCGAGTAAAGGAGTCGGTTGGGGAGGCGTGTGGGCGGATGCGGTGCAGGGCGGTTATGTGTTGTCGTGATTTGCGAACAGCATAAAAAACAACTGAAAGTCCCTAGCGACTTACTCACACCATAGTTCAACTACGAGAATAAGACGGAAACGAGAGAGTCACTCGGGAACCGACTCTACCCCCCTAGTCGTCAGCACTCACTGGGGCGCTCCCGACCTCGATTTTACCCGAATCGAGGTCGGCCTCTATCTCACGCGCGGCCGTGACCATGTTCTCCATCTTACCGTACGCCACCTCACGGGGGAGCAGTTTCAGGCCACAGTCCGGACTCACGGTCAACTGCTCGGGCGGGACGATTTCTAAACCTTTCTCGATGTTCGCCTTGATTTCCTCGACAGTCTCGACTTCAGCGGTGTGGGCGTCGGTCACGCCGAGCGCGAGATTCGCGGTGAACTCGGGATCGCGGAACACGTCCAGTTGGTCGTAGTCGCCGTTTGCCAGTTCGAGGTCGAACTCGTCCACCGGGAAGTCCAAAATTTCGGGGTAGATGCGCGAGTAGTCGCCGTAACAGACGTGCAGACCGAGGTAGACATCATCTGGGACGCCATCGGCGATTCGCTCCAAACATTCGCCGACGATGGCGTGGTCGTCCGGCGTCGTCGCCAATGCGGGTTCGTCGATTTGGATGTAGCGCGCGCCAGCATCGACCAGTTTCTCGATTTCCTCGTTGACCAAATCCGCGAGGTCGTAGGCCAGCGATGCTTCGTCCTCGTAGGCTTCGTTGAAGCTCCAACTCGCAAGCGTGTAGGGGCCGGTAATCGGCACTTTGACAGGGCGCTCCGCGACCTCCTTCGTAAATTCGTACTCGTCCACGAGCCACGATTCGTCGTATTCGACCTCGTTCACGACGCTCGGTTTGTCGAAACAGTTGTGGCCCCACACCTTCACCGGCCCGTTGAACTCGTAGCCGTCGATGCGGTGGGCGAAGAACTCGACCATCTCGTTTCTGCGCATCTCGCCATCGACCACCACGTCCAAGCCCGCGCGCTCGTGTTCGTCGGTAATGAGTCGGCAGGCGTCGTCTTTCGCCTCGTTCCACGCTGTTTCGTCGAAGTCGGCTTCCGGGTCGTTGTACAGGTCGCGCGCCCTGTCCACCCACTTCGGTTTCGGGTAGCTTCCGACGACGGTCGTCAGGATGAAGTGGTCGTTGTCGTGGTCGTCTGGGCGGAACTGGTTTCGTGCGTTCCGAGATTCATCCGAAACCTCGCTACTCATGCTTTCACCTCCTCCAACTGCGCGGCTTCGGCGAGCGCAGCGAGTTTCTTCTCGAACTTGCTGTACGGCAGATAGAACGTCTCGGTGTTCGTCGTCAGATAGACGGTGTCGAACTCGTTGACGGGCGTGTTCTCCTCGAACCAATCGACGCGCTCGGCGACGGTTTCGGGCGATTCGACCAGCGTGTTCTGACCGTCCACGAGGCCGAGCGAGACGGAATCTTTCGTCCCGTACTCGTTCACGTTGGACAGACAGCCATCGTGGTCGCTGACGAGGTCGTAGCCCACGGCGTCCACGTCGGCGTCGAGCAGGTGCGCGTGAACTTTCTCGGAAAGCGACCCGAAGTAGGGTTGGACGACGACTGCGGCGTCGGTTGCATCGGCCACGACATCGATGGCTTCGCTGGCGCGCGCATCTTCGCCGTCTTCCGGCGGGTTCTCCACCAGTGACGGTTCGAGGAGGAACAGCGTTTCAACGTCGGGAAACGCATCGACTTCGCCAGCAAGAAAGTCGGCGACAGCGGCGAGGAACTCCTCGTCGTCGTCGTAATATTCGTCGGCCGCCAAATCCGCGAGCGAGTACGGGCCGGGAAGAACTGCCTGCACGTCACCTGCGAGTTCCGCG encodes:
- a CDS encoding ribonuclease J; this encodes MEIEIATIGGYEEVGRQMTAVRAGDDVVIFDMGLNLSKVLLHDNVETEKLHSLDLIDMGAIPDDRVMSDLEGDVKAIVPTHGHLDHIGAISKLAHRYNAPIVASPFTIELVKQQIQGEEKFGVENDLMKMEAGETMQLSDEVELEFVNVTHSIIDAINPVVHTPEGAIVYGLDKRMDHSPVLGDPIDMKRFREIGREGPGVLAYIEDCTNAGRKGRTPSESVARRHLKDVLYSIQDYDGGIVATTFSSHIARVKSLVEFADDIGRTPVLLGRSMEKYSGTAERLNFVDFPEDMGMFGHRKSVDRTFKRIMKEGKENYLPIVTGHQGEPRAMLTRMGRGETPYQLQDGDKVVFSARVIPEPTNEGQRYQSERLLKMQGARIFDDVHVSGHLREEGHYEMLDALQPQHVIPAHQNMKGYAPYVDLCESQGYRLGRDLHATRNGNLIQLVD
- a CDS encoding methionine synthase, which gives rise to MSSEVSDESRNARNQFRPDDHDNDHFILTTVVGSYPKPKWVDRARDLYNDPEADFDETAWNEAKDDACRLITDEHERAGLDVVVDGEMRRNEMVEFFAHRIDGYEFNGPVKVWGHNCFDKPSVVNEVEYDESWLVDEYEFTKEVAERPVKVPITGPYTLASWSFNEAYEDEASLAYDLADLVNEEIEKLVDAGARYIQIDEPALATTPDDHAIVGECLERIADGVPDDVYLGLHVCYGDYSRIYPEILDFPVDEFDLELANGDYDQLDVFRDPEFTANLALGVTDAHTAEVETVEEIKANIEKGLEIVPPEQLTVSPDCGLKLLPREVAYGKMENMVTAAREIEADLDSGKIEVGSAPVSADD
- a CDS encoding 5-methyltetrahydropteroyltriglutamate--homocysteine methyltransferase encodes the protein MTERIATTPGVFPLPDWAKDDCSDLKGHQKDDLITGDEGPELTAVYDEAREEIVTVQQDAGLDRIVEGQLRWDDMLAHPLTVHDSVETGGIVRYYDNNNFYRDPVVVDELTFDGDVAAELEATAELAGDVQAVLPGPYSLADLAADEYYDDDEEFLAAVADFLAGEVDAFPDVETLFLLEPSLVENPPEDGEDARASEAIDVVADATDAAVVVQPYFGSLSEKVHAHLLDADVDAVGYDLVSDHDGCLSNVNEYGTKDSVSLGLVDGQNTLVESPETVAERVDWFEENTPVNEFDTVYLTTNTETFYLPYSKFEKKLAALAEAAQLEEVKA